The sequence GGTTGTCAGATGTAAGAacgttttaaaaaaaaaaaccttgTCACTCACCTTAGGTATATTGACATTTCTTGTTTGTAGTGCCATTCACCATCCTAATTCCACCCCGAATCCACCATTCCAGTGGGCTCAATACTATCCTAATCACCTTTGAAAAGGACAAATCTGAATCCCTATCTGGAGGATCAGAAACACATTTTTCAGTTTTGCAATTATTACATTTAATTCTATCTGATTGCTGAAATCCGATATAACTTCTGAAAAACTGGGGGCAGGGAAATTGATGGGTTTTCAAATCTGCCTGACCATTCAAACATGTTTTACCTGCCCTGACGGCAACAAGAAGGAAACTAAAAGAGCGGGAGAATAATACGAGCGGGAGACGGATAATTCAGTTATTGAATCCTGTGTGTCAGTTCTGTATGGCAAATCAATGTAAGGAAGTTATTTTGAACAAATTCAAAATGAAAGCGTGAGATAAATGTGCAGGAAGTATCACTTTCGAAATTGTTTTGTGAGCGCGCGCTGTCTTTCCGAGCACAGATGTGTGCGTATTAGCCTATGATATGTGCTAAAAAGTACACTAGATATACTAGGCAGTACACAGCCTATTGATATGAGCTATTCGAATGTGATTCTGATCAACCTCACGTAGACACAATCCTGGTACGCTTCACGCTTGGAATAAAGTAGGTATAACTTCAGTTGGAGCGCTTCCTGAAAGCATCTTATTGGTTGTTTCTACTGATAGTGAGGGACACCTGACTAAAAACTCTACATAGACATTATAAATGGTCCATACACTCCCATAGAGATAGCACGTAGGCACatcggacagacagagagagctgaATAAAATCCCTATTTAAAGGTAATTCTTTTAGAAATGATGATTATTATAAAGCCTTCTATTGTTATTCATGCCACAGGAACTGTATGGACACTCACGTTTACAACAAGTGTGCAACATTCAGATATATCTATACCTATAGACCACCTGTAATACTTGGATAATATTTTGTTCTTTGTCTTAAAACCCAAATAGTTGGATTTATTGGCTACCTTGattcattaattaattaaatGTAGCCTACGAATTGTTTGTCGCTATGAATAGATTTCAATCAATTACAAGTGCAAGCTTGTGAAGTCGTTTTTGAATGCATAGGCTATTTTATTGTCAGCAAAATTATTCAAACATAGGAGATTGTTGGCTCTTTTTGTTATAGATGATTTATCGTAGGCTATTGGGCAAATGTCTGGCATTACAATACGTGCAAATGCACAGTAAAATGCATTTTGGTTTGCAGAATTGACAATAAAACATCATACAGTATCTCATGCATGCGCCCCCTTGTTGTAAATGTAGCAACTCCTTAGCACCCAAAGCACTACGTGACAGTCGGTGCGCACACATTCACACTCGAGTTAGCTGCATTCTTTAGTTTTCCCGACACCTGCTCAATACGAGGCACAGTCGGCTGGACGCTATTTTCGAATAAACTTCTGCTGTCGTTTACTGCTTATAGTGTATTGATTTACTCAACAGACCCAAATTGGTGTTGCATAGGAAACATTCATTTAGGAAATCCATCCATAATGTGATTTTGACAACGTCCAAATCAACTTCAAAATTATATTTGAATATTTTACCATTTCACCCCAAATTAATACCATACGTGGAAACTGAGTTTATGTATTTTATGCAACTGTTAAGAGTTAAATGTCCTACCATAACTACAACTGCTTTGTATAAAGTGACCTTACCATAGCTTTGTATCTGTCCAGATGTTGACCTCTCGAGCACTCGTGCGCGGGCTGAAGAGCGGGTTTTGGAGACCACTTTCATCTACCAGCAGCGTGCAGGCTGCTCATGGAAAAGGTAAACTCTTCCTATAAATCTCATGTTCCACAGTTTAGGCTACATTAGAGAGTGGTCATCTCCCGAGGTCTGATTTGATAGGTTACCCCTAAGCAAATACCTTTGTAAATACGCGCGCTCATACTTTTACAAGCGCTTGCCTAAACCGCTACACAATGCACATTGGCCACATTTTAAAACAGTGTTTGGTTTTCATGATATAAGCAGGGTGGAAATTGGTAAGTACAAAGGTGTCCTCGCAAATTGAATTTAGGACAAGACTGGCATAGGATAATGATTAAGCTGTCAATCCGCGCAAATTGTGCTTCAGACAAGACTGGCATAGTATAATGATTAAGTCAAGTGCCACTTGCTTTGGAGCCACTGAGACAGTTAAGGCACACACTATGGATGTCACATTCCACAAGGTCTGGTCTTTGTGCCAACCATGTCACAAGGTCATTTGGGAGTGCTGTATGGCGCTGGACTACGCACTATTCTGCCAGTAGAGGGAGTGATAACATCATTGACTGTCCTGTGTGAGTTAACGTAGGCTAAATTTGATTGAATCTTTGAAATACATTATATCACAAACATTACAAATAAAGACAGTTTCCAATCAGTTTACCAAACACCATTgatgtcactgtctgtctctgtttttgtGTCCGAATATATAGATATGAGCCCTGATGTGCTTGACCCCTCAGTGCCACAGTACAACAACCGCCTAGACACTCCTCTCTCTGACGTTCCATTCGTTAGGAACCTCAACTCAGAGCAGATGCAGctcaaggagaaggagaagggaccCTGGACCAAGCTCACCAAGGAGGAGAAAATTGCATGTAAATCCTAGTGATCAAATCACATTCAAAACTGGATTATGTTCATCAGGACACACAACAGAAACTGCTTTAAATTGTTTTGTAATGGAAAATGACAATTGCAGTTTCTTGTTGGGCAAGTCCAGGTAGTTACCCCCTGTTTCAGTTAGTTtgcttccgtttggtgcctaatgaaaaTGACCTCGGTGGGTCAACAAATATCCATTCATATGAAAACAAAGATGAAGGaatttaactatttaactatttcTAAATGTTTGACAGTGTCAAATACAAATTACAATCACATTTCCTCATGCAATACAATGATGGACTTTGGCCCCAGGTGTTTGGTACATGATAAGAAAGCTCTCCCTTTATGTTGGAAAGGGCTGTATACAGTTCTTTTGAATCCCTCACTGGGTAATAGTGCATCTTTAGTTCAGAGACACAACTACAGTATGGTGCACTGGGCTACACTGGATTTATAGCAGGTGAATGGGTAGGAATAATCTTTTGAAAAACATATTCTGTAAGTGCTTCAAAggtagaatagattcagctgTCAATAGATTCATCTCTCAATATATTCAGCTGTCAATAGATTCATCTCTCAATAGATTCAGCTGTTAATAGATTCAGCTGTCAATAGATTCAGCTGTCAATAGATTCAGCTCTCAATAGATTCAGCCGTCAATAGATTCAGCTGTCAATAGATTAATCTCAATAGATTCAGCTGTCAATAGATTCAACTCTCAATAGATTCAGCTCTCAATAGATTCAGCTGTCAATTGATTACAGCTCTCAATAGATTCAATAGAGCTGTCAATTGATACAGCTCTCCAATAGCTCAATAGATTGAGCTGTCAATTGATACAGCTCTCAATAGATTCAGCTCTCAATAGATTGAGCTGTCAATTGATACAGCTCTCAATAGATTGAGCTGTCAATTGATACAGCTCTCAATAGATTCAGCTGTCAATTGATACAGCTCTCAATAGATTCAGCTCTCAATAGATTCAGCTGTCAATTGATACAGCTCTCAATAGATTCAGCTCTCAATAGATTGAGCTGTCAATTGATACAGCTCTCAATAGATTCAGCTGTCAATTGATACAGCTCTCAATAGATTCAGCTCTCAATAGATTGAGCTGTCAATTGATACAGCTCTCAATAGATTCAGTCTGAGCGTTTAACGTTGGAATCTTCTAATGCAGTATAAACGTGGTGCCATTTTCCTATCTTGTTTTATGACCACATTAGTTTGATTAGATTTGGAATTGTATTTTTTTCGTAGGATTAGGACGTTATGTGTGAAGGTGTAATACTGACCACTAACATTCATAAATAGGTGAAAGATCCCTGTTACTGTTGAATCTGCATGAACATAACTTGAATATTGACAATGTGTAGTTCAAACACAAGGTGGCAATATAAACTCACTTTATGCAAGAGTTGTTTCTCATGGTGCATTGTTCTGAACAGATTCTAGGCTGCCCATATGAGATGACAACTCAAAGAGATATTATTTACCAGTTTGATAATAAGCTACAATAATATTGCATATACTATTGTAATCAAAAGAGATGTTGTCTTCTCACAATGAAGACAGTGACTCCTGAATTTTGATCAGAATTAAATATGAAATATGATTTGGATCAAGCAATTATGCAAAGAAATACTTTGAGTTACATAATGTATCAAACCCTCTTCATTTTCAATCAGATAGTTACAAAACAATATTTCAACATTGATATGCAATCCTGATGAACTCTTTCTCgatctttctcattctctcttcacgtccctccatccctcctgttGTCTGACAGTGTACCGTCTGACCCATGAGCTGACCTACCCTGAGATGAGGAGAGGCTCCAGTGAGTGGAAGACGGTACTGGGAGGGGTCTTCATCTTCCTGGGCTTCTCTGGCATGCTGGTCTGGTGGCAGAGGATCTTTGGTGGGTCTCCCTGTCACTTTGTCATGATTTCAGTTGTTGTTATATAGTGGGTAAAGAGTGGATCGGGAGAGCTGAACCTAGGCCAGTTAAAAGCCCATTGTagttgttttttatattttttatatcaaAGTCAAATCATttatcaatatcaaataattccTTTGTTACAATTAAGTAACTTACTGTAAtagattaaaaaaacaaaaacagctgTACTGtaatagatttaaaaaacaaaacagctGTACTGTtatagatttaaaaaacaaaaaagctGTACTGTtatagatttaaaaaacaaaaaagctGTACTGtaatagatttaaaaaacaaaaaatctGTACTGTtatagatttaaaaaacaaaaaagctGTACTGtaatagatttaaaaaacaaaaaatctGTACTGTtatagatttaaaaaacaaaaaagctGTACTGTtatagatttaaaaaacaaaaaatctGTACTGTtatagatttaaaaaacaaaaaagctgttatAGATTTAAAACTGTACTGTtatagatttaaaaaacaaaaaagctGTACTGTtatagatttaaaaaacaaaaaagctGTACTGTtatagatttaaaaaacaaaaaagctGTACTGTtatagatttaaaaaacaaaaaagctGTACTGTtatagatttaaaaaacaaaaaagctGTACTGTtatagatttaaaaaacaaaaaagctGTACTGTtatagatttaaaaaacaaaaaagctGTACTGTtatagatttaaaaaacaaaaaagctGTACTGTtatagatttaaaaaacaaaaaagctGTACTGTtatagatttaaaaaacaaaaaagctGTACTGTtatagatttaaaaaacaaaaaagctGTACTGATTTAGCTGTACTGTtatagatttaaaaaacaaaaaagctGTACTGTtatagatttaaaaaacaaaaaagctGTACTGTtatagatttaaaaaacaaaaaagctGTACTGTtatagatttaaaaaacaaaaaagctGTACTGTTATAGATTTCCATTCAAATGGTCAAAAGTAACTTTTTAGCAAAAAAACTATTTCTCAAGCTAGAATTTAGctcggactgtctgggagtggtctaagTGCGGAGAGGAAACCtgctattggcagagaggtttgtaaCGCTCTTTGTTgttggtctattaaccaatttaccgcatggtgatgtcaccatggaaagccGACACTCCTgcccatgcaaacctgctgattagaaggtcttgtgtagattgtattttcaaccagtaACTATCAGGAAATATCACTGATTAAAAGTttatcagctgttgtacaattaAGCAATAAGGACTGAAGggctgtggtatattgccaatataccacggttaagggctgttcttatgcacgatgcAACGTGGAGTGCTAGGACACAGCCATAAGCtctggtatattggccatatagtACAAACATctaaggtgccttattgctattataaactggttaccaacgtaattagaacaatacaaaataatgttttgtcatacctgtggtgtACGGTCtggtataccacggctttcagccaatcagcattcagggcttgatcCACACATTTTATAATATGATATGAAACACAGGGCACAGAATTGTGACTGCACTGGGCTTTTAAAGGTAGACTCACTTGAGTGTCCCTGTAATACACACTCGATGCTATATTGTTGTATTTCTAGACCAGTCTtattttattaatgtattataaATTGTCTTTCTGCTTTCATTATGATGACATAATATGATAAGCATGAATAATAATAACTGATATCAGATTATGCCAACTGACTTTACTTAGACCTGGTTTAATGGTCAGCTAGCTAAAGAGTAAGGCCTGGTTAGATTGCATACGGCTGATTTCTGTCATTTTATACATTCGCTCTTAATGACTTCTTCTGACATCTCACACTAATACTGTGGAAATAATGCAGAGGAAATGGAATGGGTTTAAGCTAAGTGTTACTAGACGTTACTTCACTAGACAGTTTGGTGCAGTGTTGGGTTGTTACAGCGAATGGTCTCGGTACAAGTTATTCTGATTTAATTATCATAACATTAGTATTGtatcacaaaatatatatatatatatattttattatagaCCGATAGGCCATGTGCtaaagaaaaaaataacataTATTATGGCTTGGCTGAAATCCAAAATGTCATACTTTATATCAGGGATTATTAAATAAGTGTATATTCAGTCAACCAGGAAGAAAATGGTCAACTCTGGTATTCTATTAGCCCACTGTAGTGCAgatctcagattcacagtgtcaGACTTGCAGTAGACACAGCCTCTTTACCTGCAGCACCCGCTCCCTGTTTAAAGAGTTTACTCAATCTCTCCACAAGCTAGAATAATTGGatcatgctgagagagagagagagagagagagagagagagagagagagagagagagagagagagagagagagagagagagagagagagagagagagagagagagagagagagagagagagagagagagagcacacaacACACTCTGGTGTTTGAGCCAGGGCTTCAGTTGAGGAATCCCCCTAGACACACCCTGTTAACAATGATGGTGATGAGCACCTGGTCTAGTTTCAAGGTTGTACGTGTGTCTATCTGTTGGCAcaaattccctctctctctctctctccatctcctccttgaGAGACCCCATAACGTTCAGGGAGGAAGTAAAATGCTATATCAGGAGAAAGCCAGCCTGGAAATGAATaggaccacaacacagagaaagaggcagagaacagagagatagacacacacgGGACAAGAGTGAGGAACAaaggtagggagagggaaagagatggagttAGAAGCAAAGCAAGGGAGACAAAGGGCAAGTGAAATAAGGAGAAAGGAAAGAAAAGGGAGAGTGCGAAAAAAAAATAGGTTGACATGAAGTGTGTCAATGAGCAAATGAGATAAAGGGAATTGAATGGAAAGAGGAATTAAGAGACTGatacacagatagagagacaaaaagagggaTACCCACAGACAGACGGGAAGCCAATTCAGTTAAGGATGGGGTATTTCCCTTCGTTTGGAGTTCAGGTTGGGACTTGAAAAGCAGGTTGCATGCAACGCTGAGGGGGCTCCCTCCACCTAATTAGAGAAAAAAATAGTTGCTTCCTGGATAGACTTTACCACTCGCTACTCTTCTAAGAGAGCGGATAAAGATCAAGGGTGATTTTCccaatctctctcttcccctcagggGACAGGTTCACTCCCGCCCGCCTTCGGAATATTCCGACACACAAGTGGCTTTCACCGTTCCCACAGAATTCCCATTTTGGGAATGCTCCCTTAAAGAATGTTTGGTATTCCTTGTAGTTGATGGTTTTGTGTGCCTTTGAGTGCCTCAGCGCAATAGCATCACTTTGTCACAAAGGTTGGTTTTGATATTGGAGCGTTGTGATGTTAGAGTAGCTCTCTAGGCATTGGAATATTGAAGGTTGAAATTCTCCCATGGGTATAGGTGCTTTACTTCTCAGTTGgcacagtacagtagtaccctCCTCACTGTGTGGTGTATTTACAGCACAGTAAGCTGCTGAGGGGTGGACAGCTCCCCTTTgccggaacagagcaaatggaatggcatcaaacacctggaaaccaatgtgtttgatgtatttgataccattccactgaatcTTCTCCAGTCCTTACCACAAGCCCGTTCTGcccagttaaggtgccaccaacctcctgtgatttaCAGTAGCATTGTTAACAGTTGATAGGGATCATCTGTTTCATAACATAATAATCTATTCATTTCACACTCAATTTCTCCACTACACCCGTCATCTATAGAAAATGTGATAAAAGGTTAATACTACTGTAGGTAGGCTAGGGCTAACTAACTGTTGGTTGATGCATGGTAGGCTagagctagctaactgttgcttAATGCTACTTAGACTAGGGCTAGCGAATTGTTGGTTGATACAAGGTAGGCTAAGGCTTGCTTACTGTCGGTTGATGCTTGGCAGGCTAGGACTAGCTAACTGTTGGTTGTTGCTAGGTAGCTTAAGGCTAGCTAACTGTTGTTTAATGCTACGTAGGCTAGGGCTAGCTAACTGTTGGTTGATGCTACACTAGAAAAAAGggtcccaaaagggttcttcagctgtccccataggagaagcctttttggttccaggtaaaattATTTTTGGTTTCTTTTTGGTTCTTaaaggtttctacctggaaccaacaagggttcttcaaagggttctcctatgtggaCAGCCAAAGACTCCTTTTCAGTTTTCTGAGTTCAGGCAGGCTAGCTTGCTAACCAACTGTTGGTTGTATGTTTTGCACTCTCTCTGGGCTCACTCTCAGACAATATGCTGCCCCTGGAATTCACTAACACTCATTTATTTATTGTGTAATCACTCTACTACTGAAGATAACGTGACAGAAGGGCATTTGGCACTTTTCTGTCTGCTGTACGCTCTGGTGCCATGATTAATTACTACCTTCCCTTTTTCCTCCAGTGTAGCGGCAGTAAGAAGACTAGATTGGGGGGGCTATCACGGGGGATTTTGTACCAGCAACTGTTTTTTATCATTTGTTCATGCCATTATTTAATGTGTGAAGTTAACTGACACTCAAGACGAACTACCTCAAGATGACTATATATCTGTGGAAAGTGATATGAATGGTTTCTCACGAAACTCAGGCCCTAATGCCCTTTTGGTCTCATGCAATGTCTCATCCAAtgcactgaggaagacaacacaAAACACCTGACTGTGGACCGGTTTTCCAGGATACAGTTTAATAATACTAGTCCTCAGCTAAGAAGTGGAGAACCTCCATTGATGCCAGTTGTTTTACCCTGGATTAGGCTTAATCTCTGTCCAGGAAACAGGCCCAAAGTGTTTGCCTCACTGAGACAATGTTTTTACAAGAAGAGTGTCCTGGAAGATTCTTGAAACAATAAACAATTGATTCTTATAAATGATGTTTATCCATTTCTGTGTCTTTGTATGATCCACAAAAACATCTTGCAACACAGTTTTGCCATTGTGTGGAGACAGTCACGTTTTATCTCTTGAGACTGACATTGTCTAATGCAACAgtcatgtctttctctctctctcccttttccctctccctttctctctctacttttttctctctccctttccctatctctctctcactctccttctctctccctctctctccctctcactttctctcattctctctctctctttctcagtgttTGGCGAGGTTCCTCACACTCTGTCTGATGAATGGGTGGAGAAGCAGACCCAGAGAATGATTGACATGAGGATAAACCCCGTCGGTGGGTTCGCCTATCACTGGGACTACGTGAAGAAGCAGTGGAAATAGGAACTTGTGTGAATATGAGCCGTTTTTGTCGCGTTAGTTCATACAATACAAATGAACATGATTTTGCCAGTTCCCTTGGTTGTCGTTAAAAGGTTAGTGGAAAATCATGTTCATTTGTATTTAGAGTGAACTATCCTTTTAAGTGCCTCAGTAACATTGCTCTCACTTTCAGGGCTGAACATCTATTCTTATTTTAAGATGGATTCATTCTATAAACCAAATAAACATATACTGTGACCAATTTCCTTTAAAGGTCAGATTTTGTTCATCTTGCAAAATCTCTGTGGAACTGTTGATAAGCTGCTGCAGCATTTCTGAGTTTTTAAGCACGTTTCTGGAATTGCATTCCTTTTTGTCTCTGAAAAAGCTAAACTAAACATACTCGTGTTCGCCACATTCAGTTCCAACCCTGAAATTAAACACAGTCTTAAATTCTGCGATCGTCATCATTTTTGATGCCCGAAAAATGAGCAAAAAACAGGCCTCGATGCCAGCAATTATCTTGCTATCCACACAACTAACTACCCCGCAAGCGAAACTGCTAACTAAAAAAACAACTTATTTTTTCCACATGATTTAAaattctctttcttctcctcctatgtagCTCAAGTGTTACATACAGTTTCTTCTTAACAGTGATAACTCTGGATTCAAATTAAATTAATTCCCTAGTTCTTGGCAGGATGTAGCTCCCACACTAGAATTCTGAGGACGGGGTGAAATCCTGTGGGTGTGGGATGCTGAGACGGGTCAAAGAAGCCTTCATTTGGAGCCCGAAGCTGGTTATCCAGGGAGACATAGTAATTCACCTGTGCCTTGCCCTGGCACAGTTGGATGAATACagatcatcatcttcatcatagGGCTGATCATAGTGTAATCAACGAtgactaccatcatcatcatcatcaccatcgtcCTCTGTAGCAGCTGCAACAGCAGTAGATAGGCAGGTAAAATAGATAGCAGAGGTTGCCATTTGGTACAGGCATAAACCTGGGTGCATTTTGATGCCAGCGACCTCCCGACGAGTCATTGTCACACTTCACAGCTTTGTTCCTTCCCTCAGGTGACTATTACTGTAATACTTCAATGGGGAAGCTATGATAAATACCACCCtgaagtgtgtctgtgtgcgcaCAGAAGCTTTAGTACCCAGtggtatcaacacacacacacacacacacacacacacacacacacacacacacacacacacacacacagacacacagacacacacacacacacacacacacacacacacacacacacacacacacacacacacacacacacacacacacacacacacacacacacacacacacacacacacacagttgtctaACCAACAACAACCGATGCAAGTCAATGTACCGGATATTAGCATGTTTTTAAATTTCATGCCCAATTCGTCTCAAGGGCTGTGTTAAACCCAGGCAGGCCAATACTGCTATTTTTGCCCAATTACTGGAAAAAGATCTGACTCTGATCAAAAGACCAAGAACTGGGCAAAAGATcggaactggtctgtctgtgtaAACAAAGCCAAAGTACTTTCAACCAAGTCAGTGAGATAGGCTACCAATTCCTTTCAAAGCATACATATCAAACAGATATTTTAGTCAGAAGAACACAAAATATTGAAAAAATACCCATGAATGCTTGTGTCATGGCATACTCCGATCCCAAGCGTTGCTTTTTTCTTCAAaaccgtttaaaaaaaaaaataaccagATAGTCATGCTTGAACTACTATCAAAGATATGACAAGTTTAAAAGAGTGAGAGATTAAAGTGTTATCGTCATTCATAATGAAAAAGGCATGGCTATACAATTTGATACTACCATGGAGACTAGAGGCGTAGCCTAAATACAGAATTATCAATAAAATAACTTAATTTTAAACCTTTTTATGTGTGTATCTATTAAGATTTCACTGAGAAAGTTGGTTTGCTAAGAAGTCAACTATAGAAGGTCATAAAAGATACAGAACTATCTGCTTTTCTTCTGTTTGTCCTACGTGTTTCAGTTTTAGTCAACAACAGATGGAAAACAGGTCCTTCGACTCCAAGAATACACAAAACAAGATTTATTTCCATATCTGACTCTCTTTAATTTCATCTCACCTCAGTAATTCTCATGTGGCTTCTTCAACATAGACATAATACAATGTGGAACAATCAAATACTAGCAGCTCTGTGTACAGATAATCAAAACTACTCCTGCCTTGGCAGTGAAATATCAATTAAACACCAACCGTGGTTTGTAGACCTAGCCCTCACTCATGTTTTGGTACGATTGGTAGGCTGACTATCACCTCTGCATGTTTTTTGTTCAGATCAATATCCAGTAACTAATCAATCCCTATGTGCTGTTCAAATCTTATTTTGTTTCCTTCTGAAGAGAggaaaaactttaaaaaaaaaacgttagTTCAATAACATATTTGTGATCTTCAGTGCAGTTGGAGATCTTGATGGATCTCATCACACCACTCTGCATTGCAGACATTTTTCTGATGATACAAGACCATGAACTGCAGTATAGTATTGCTATCACTGATACTGCCATACTCGAGACGCATGTGCATCGTATTTAAGTCTGTCTTTATATATTTTGATATTTCCACATGGAAATCATGATTCATAAATTATTTTGTGTCTGTTATATTTTTG is a genomic window of Oncorhynchus gorbuscha isolate QuinsamMale2020 ecotype Even-year linkage group LG12, OgorEven_v1.0, whole genome shotgun sequence containing:
- the LOC123991357 gene encoding cytochrome c oxidase subunit 4 isoform 1, mitochondrial isoform X1; its protein translation is MLTSRALVRGLKSGFWRPLSSTSSVQAAHGKDMSPDVLDPSVPQYNNRLDTPLSDVPFVRNLNSEQMQLKEKEKGPWTKLTKEEKIALYRLTHELTYPEMRRGSSEWKTVLGGVFIFLGFSGMLVWWQRIFVFGEVPHTLSDEWVEKQTQRMIDMRINPVGGFAYHWDYVKKQWK
- the LOC123991357 gene encoding cytochrome c oxidase subunit 4 isoform 2, mitochondrial isoform X2, with amino-acid sequence MSPDVLDPSVPQYNNRLDTPLSDVPFVRNLNSEQMQLKEKEKGPWTKLTKEEKIALYRLTHELTYPEMRRGSSEWKTVLGGVFIFLGFSGMLVWWQRIFVFGEVPHTLSDEWVEKQTQRMIDMRINPVGGFAYHWDYVKKQWK